The Streptomyces laurentii genome contains a region encoding:
- a CDS encoding spermidine synthase protein (S-adenosylmethionine binding site [chemical binding];~S-adenosylmethionine-dependent methyltransferases (SAM or AdoMet-MTase), class I; AdoMet-MTases are enzymes that use S-adenosyl-L-methionine (SAM or AdoMet) as a substrate for methyltransfer, creating the product S-adenosyl-L-homocysteine (AdoHcy); cd02440;~Spermidine synthase protein [Streptomyces venezuelae ATCC10712];~identified by MetaGeneAnnotator; putative): MPPVGVGAARLVTVGTADGSGPRPRHNEGVNEQIPVIRDVDWGTARLMPDVDTERGWLLTVDGAPQSYVDLDDPAHLEFEYAQRLAHVADHAAEPGVPLDVVHLGGGALTLPRYLAATRPGSRQQVAEADRGLLALVAEHLPLPPGSGIEVHGADAREWLEAAPDDSADLLIADVFGGSRVPAHLTSVEYAREARRVLRPGGTYAANLADGAPFAFLRAQLATFAAVFPELVRIAEPAVLRGRRFGNVVLVASDRPVDTAGLARRTAADPFPARVEWGEALTRFTGAARPVRDTEAVPSPVPPDGSFGIG; the protein is encoded by the coding sequence TTGCCGCCGGTCGGGGTCGGTGCCGCACGCCTGGTCACGGTGGGCACCGCCGACGGGAGCGGTCCGCGGCCCCGGCACAATGAAGGGGTGAACGAGCAGATTCCCGTCATCCGTGACGTCGACTGGGGCACCGCCCGGCTCATGCCCGACGTGGACACCGAGCGGGGCTGGCTGCTCACGGTCGACGGCGCGCCCCAGTCGTACGTCGACCTCGACGACCCGGCCCACCTGGAGTTCGAGTACGCCCAGCGGCTCGCCCATGTCGCCGACCACGCCGCCGAGCCCGGCGTCCCGCTCGACGTCGTCCACCTGGGCGGCGGGGCGCTCACCCTGCCCCGGTACCTCGCCGCCACCCGGCCCGGCTCCCGGCAGCAGGTGGCCGAGGCGGACCGGGGGCTGCTCGCGCTCGTCGCCGAGCACCTGCCGCTGCCGCCCGGCTCCGGCATCGAGGTGCACGGCGCTGACGCCCGGGAGTGGCTGGAGGCCGCGCCCGACGACTCCGCCGACCTGTTGATCGCCGACGTCTTCGGCGGCTCGCGGGTCCCGGCGCACCTCACGTCCGTCGAGTACGCGCGCGAGGCGCGACGCGTCCTCCGGCCGGGCGGCACCTACGCGGCGAACCTCGCGGACGGCGCCCCGTTCGCCTTCCTCCGCGCCCAGCTCGCCACCTTCGCGGCCGTCTTCCCCGAACTGGTGAGGATCGCCGAACCGGCGGTGCTGCGCGGCCGCCGCTTCGGCAACGTGGTGCTCGTGGCCTCGGACCGGCCGGTCGACACCGCGGGCCTGGCCCGCCGTACCGCCGCCGATCCCTTCCCGGCGCGGGTCGAGTGGGGCGAGGCGCTGACCCGCTTCACCGGCGCGGCCCGGCCGGTACGGGACACCGAGGCGGTGCCGTCCCCGGTGCCGCCGGACGGCTCCTTCGGCATCGGCTGA
- a CDS encoding UPPP undecaprenyl-diphosphatase (UPPP Undecaprenyl-diphosphatase [Streptomyces fulvissimus DSM40593];~identified by MetaGeneAnnotator; putative;~undecaprenyl pyrophosphate phosphatase; Reviewed), with protein sequence MSWFESFILGLVQGLTEFLPISSSAHLRLTAAFSGWEDPGAAFTAITQIGTEAAVLLYFRKDIVRIVSSWFRSLFDKSMRGDHDAKMGWLVIVGSIPIGVLGVTLKDQIEGPFRDLRVTATTLIVMGIVLGFADRLAARDELGGRHRAARERKSLKELGVRDGLIFGVCQAMALIPGVSRSGATISGGLFMGYTREAAARYSFLLAIPAVLASGAFELKDAAEGGHVSWGPTFFATVIAFVVGYAVIAWFMKFITTKSFMPFVIYRIALGILLFILVGMGVLSPDAGEPAAG encoded by the coding sequence ATGAGTTGGTTCGAATCATTCATCCTCGGACTCGTCCAGGGGCTGACCGAGTTCCTCCCGATCTCGTCGAGCGCGCACCTGAGGCTCACCGCCGCGTTCTCCGGCTGGGAGGACCCCGGCGCCGCGTTCACCGCGATCACCCAGATCGGCACCGAGGCCGCCGTCCTGCTCTACTTCCGCAAGGACATCGTGCGGATCGTCTCCTCGTGGTTCCGCTCGCTGTTCGACAAGTCGATGCGGGGCGACCACGACGCCAAGATGGGCTGGCTGGTCATCGTCGGCTCCATTCCGATCGGCGTCCTCGGCGTCACGCTCAAGGACCAGATCGAGGGCCCGTTCCGCGATCTGCGGGTCACCGCCACCACCCTCATCGTCATGGGCATCGTCCTCGGCTTCGCCGACCGGCTCGCGGCCCGCGACGAACTCGGCGGCCGGCACCGTGCCGCGCGCGAGCGCAAGTCGCTGAAGGAACTGGGCGTCCGGGACGGTCTGATCTTCGGCGTCTGCCAGGCCATGGCGCTGATCCCGGGCGTCTCCCGGTCCGGCGCGACCATCTCCGGCGGTCTGTTCATGGGCTACACCCGTGAGGCCGCCGCCCGCTACTCCTTCCTGCTCGCCATCCCCGCCGTGCTGGCCTCCGGCGCCTTCGAGCTGAAGGACGCGGCCGAGGGCGGCCATGTGTCGTGGGGACCCACGTTCTTCGCCACGGTCATCGCCTTCGTGGTCGGCTACGCGGTGATCGCCTGGTTCATGAAGTTCATCACGACGAAGTCCTTCATGCCGTTCGTGATCTACCGGATCGCCCTCGGCATCCTGCTGTTCATCCTGGTCGGCATGGGAGTCCTCAGCCCGGACGCGGGCGAGCCCGCCGCCGGCTGA
- a CDS encoding patatin (identified by MetaGeneAnnotator; putative;~sequence version:1) yields MLGAGGMTGAGWEIGILKGLAETGTDLTTADLIVGSSGGVVAAVQVAAGKLSLDALYESQLIEPTGELPGHLGAGAIAKYAVAVLRSHTPEEYGQRLGRLAAAAETVTPAARREVVAGRFDHEVSWPDRRLLVTAVDAESGELAAFDGAASGPYADVSLVDAVTASCAIPGVWPVVDLAGRRWIDGGVHSTANAHLAAGYERVVIIAPNGSGNKVIVSPDRQGADLAAAGARVEVVTPDAESKRAFGRNSLDPARRVPAARAGRAQAAAHAKAVAAVWAG; encoded by the coding sequence GTGCTCGGCGCGGGCGGAATGACCGGCGCGGGGTGGGAGATCGGGATCCTGAAGGGGCTGGCCGAGACCGGCACGGACCTCACGACCGCCGATCTGATCGTCGGCAGCTCGGGGGGTGTCGTCGCCGCGGTCCAGGTGGCCGCCGGGAAGCTGTCGCTCGACGCGCTGTACGAGAGCCAGCTCATCGAACCCACCGGCGAACTTCCCGGCCACCTCGGCGCCGGGGCGATCGCCAAGTACGCGGTGGCGGTGCTGCGTTCGCACACGCCCGAGGAGTACGGGCAGCGGCTCGGCCGGCTCGCGGCGGCCGCCGAGACCGTCACGCCCGCCGCCCGCCGCGAGGTCGTCGCCGGCCGGTTCGACCACGAGGTCAGCTGGCCCGACCGGCGTCTGCTGGTCACCGCCGTCGACGCCGAGAGCGGCGAACTCGCCGCCTTCGACGGCGCCGCCTCCGGCCCGTACGCGGACGTGTCCCTCGTCGATGCCGTCACCGCCAGCTGCGCCATCCCCGGCGTCTGGCCGGTCGTCGACCTGGCCGGCCGCCGCTGGATCGACGGCGGCGTCCACTCCACCGCCAACGCGCACCTCGCCGCCGGGTACGAGCGCGTCGTGATCATCGCGCCCAACGGCTCCGGCAACAAGGTGATCGTGTCCCCGGACCGCCAGGGCGCCGACCTCGCCGCCGCGGGCGCCCGGGTCGAGGTCGTCACCCCGGACGCCGAGTCGAAGCGGGCCTTCGGCCGGAACTCGCTCGACCCGGCCCGCCGCGTCCCGGCCGCCCGCGCCGGACGCGCCCAGGCCGCCGCCCACGCGAAGGCGGTCGCCGCGGTCTGGGCGGGCTGA
- a CDS encoding apolipoprotein N-acyltransferase (Apolipoprotein N-acyl transferase (class 9 nitrilases); cd07571;~Apolipoprotein N-acyltransferase [Cell envelope biogenesis, outer membrane]; COG0815;~COG0815 Apolipoprotein N-acyltransferase;~apolipoprotein N-acyltransferase [Streptomyces collinus Tu365];~catalytic triad [active];~identified by MetaGeneAnnotator; putative;~putative active site [active];~putative dimer interface [polypeptide binding]) produces the protein MRTAFAASARATTAQGGRWSGTGRSALALVLGGLPVFAFPTPDLWWWAYVCLVPLLLLIRTAPTARRAGYDGWCGGTGFMLAVHHWLLPSLNVFLVVLAVLFGLLWLPWGRLVRALLGGTPSPWRAGAALVLIPSGWLMIELVRSWQGLGGPWGLLGASQWEVPAALRLASVGGVWLLSGLVVAVNTALALLVAASSRVRRSARSRHAALAGLAGLLGCVLLLGLAPWAVPAPRTTGKVVRIGVVQAGLLGGAVGAARRFDRGEELTRTLAGQRLDLVVWGESSVGADLRTRPDLAARVAALSREVGADVLVNVDAHRSDRPGIYKSAVLVGPEGPTGQRYDKMRLVPFGEYIPLRPLLGWATSVGKAAEVNRRRGTAPVVMTLPPGATGSPGLRIGPLICFETAFPDMSRHLADMGAQVIVAQSATSTFQDSWAPAQHASLGALRAAETGRPMVHATLTGISAAYTPDGRRTGPVLGTDRSATAVYTLPLSDTRTGYDRLGPWPVYAAGLALLVAGAVGAAGRFRTPGRGPRAPRTRTARGSAGRPGH, from the coding sequence ATGCGGACAGCGTTCGCCGCGAGCGCCCGGGCCACGACCGCGCAGGGGGGCCGCTGGTCCGGAACCGGGCGGTCCGCGCTCGCGCTCGTCCTCGGCGGCCTGCCGGTGTTCGCCTTCCCCACCCCCGACCTGTGGTGGTGGGCGTACGTCTGTCTCGTCCCGCTGCTCCTGCTGATCCGTACGGCTCCGACCGCGCGCCGCGCCGGGTACGACGGCTGGTGCGGGGGCACCGGCTTCATGCTGGCCGTGCACCACTGGCTGCTGCCGAGCCTGAACGTCTTCCTGGTCGTCCTGGCCGTGCTGTTCGGTCTGCTGTGGCTGCCGTGGGGCCGGCTGGTACGGGCGCTGCTGGGCGGGACGCCGTCGCCGTGGCGGGCCGGGGCCGCCCTCGTCCTGATCCCCTCCGGCTGGCTGATGATCGAGCTGGTCCGGTCCTGGCAGGGCCTCGGCGGCCCCTGGGGACTGCTGGGGGCGAGCCAGTGGGAGGTGCCGGCCGCTCTGCGACTGGCGTCGGTCGGCGGGGTGTGGCTGCTGAGCGGCCTCGTGGTGGCGGTGAACACGGCCCTGGCGCTGCTCGTCGCCGCCTCGTCGCGGGTCCGGCGCAGTGCGCGGTCCCGCCATGCCGCGCTCGCCGGTCTGGCCGGACTCCTCGGCTGCGTCCTCCTCCTCGGTCTCGCCCCATGGGCGGTCCCGGCTCCGCGTACCACCGGCAAGGTGGTCCGGATCGGCGTCGTCCAGGCCGGTCTGCTCGGCGGGGCGGTCGGCGCGGCGCGGCGCTTCGACCGGGGCGAGGAGCTGACCCGGACGCTGGCCGGGCAGCGCCTGGACCTGGTGGTGTGGGGGGAGAGCAGCGTCGGCGCCGACCTGCGGACCCGGCCGGATCTCGCGGCCCGCGTCGCCGCGCTCTCACGGGAGGTCGGCGCGGACGTCCTGGTGAACGTGGACGCGCACCGCTCCGACCGGCCCGGCATCTACAAGAGCGCGGTCCTGGTCGGTCCCGAGGGGCCGACGGGGCAGCGGTACGACAAAATGCGGCTGGTCCCGTTCGGCGAGTACATCCCGCTGCGGCCGCTGCTCGGCTGGGCGACCTCGGTCGGCAAGGCGGCGGAGGTGAACCGGCGGCGCGGCACCGCCCCGGTGGTGATGACGCTGCCGCCCGGGGCCACGGGTTCGCCCGGGCTGCGGATCGGCCCGCTGATCTGCTTCGAGACGGCGTTCCCCGACATGAGCCGGCATCTGGCCGACATGGGGGCGCAGGTGATCGTCGCGCAGTCGGCCACGTCGACCTTCCAGGACAGCTGGGCCCCGGCGCAGCACGCCTCGCTCGGCGCGCTGCGGGCGGCGGAGACGGGGCGGCCGATGGTGCACGCGACGCTGACCGGGATCAGCGCCGCGTACACGCCCGACGGGCGGCGGACCGGTCCGGTGCTCGGCACCGACCGCAGCGCCACCGCCGTCTACACGCTGCCGCTGTCCGACACCCGGACCGGATACGACCGGCTCGGGCCGTGGCCGGTGTACGCGGCGGGCCTGGCGCTGCTCGTGGCCGGCGCGGTGGGCGCGGCGGGCCGGTTCAGGACGCCTGGGCGAGGACCTCGCGCACCACGTACTCGCACAGCTCGTGGGTCCGCAGGGCGTCCCGGGCACTGA
- a CDS encoding DNA alkylation repair enzyme (A new structural DNA glycosylase containing HEAT-like repeats; cd07064;~DNA alkylation repair enzyme [Streptomyces venezuelae ATCC10712];~DNA alkylation repair enzyme; pfam08713;~identified by MetaGeneAnnotator; putative), giving the protein MTSAAPDRAVPGSALADTVLARLTELYPAAGDPVRAGETAAYMKDVAPFLGLRTPERRALSRTVLAGLPAPAEADCAAVALRCFALPEREYHYFAVDYLRRYAGRCSSAFLPVARTLVTTVSWWDTVDLLAAHVVGALVAADPALAVRMDEWITDDDRWIVRTALLHQLRFKDATDAGRLFSYCLLRSGHPDFFIRKAIGWSLREYAKTDPDAVRAFVAEQSSRLSPLSAREALKNIGGPNSG; this is encoded by the coding sequence ATGACGTCCGCAGCCCCGGATCGCGCCGTTCCCGGCAGTGCCCTCGCCGACACCGTGCTCGCCCGGCTCACCGAGCTCTATCCGGCCGCCGGCGACCCCGTCCGGGCGGGGGAGACGGCCGCGTACATGAAGGACGTGGCGCCCTTCCTCGGACTGCGCACGCCGGAGCGCCGCGCCCTGTCGCGTACGGTCCTGGCCGGTCTGCCCGCCCCCGCCGAGGCCGACTGCGCGGCCGTCGCGCTGCGCTGCTTCGCCCTGCCCGAGCGCGAGTACCACTACTTCGCCGTCGACTACCTGCGCCGGTACGCCGGGCGCTGCTCCTCGGCCTTCCTTCCCGTCGCCCGCACCCTCGTCACCACCGTGTCCTGGTGGGACACCGTCGACCTGCTCGCCGCGCACGTCGTCGGCGCGCTCGTCGCCGCCGATCCGGCGCTCGCCGTCCGCATGGACGAGTGGATCACCGACGACGACCGCTGGATCGTCCGGACCGCCCTCCTCCACCAGCTGCGCTTCAAGGACGCCACCGACGCCGGCCGGCTCTTCTCGTACTGCCTGCTCCGCTCCGGCCACCCCGACTTCTTCATCCGCAAGGCGATCGGATGGAGCCTGCGGGAGTACGCGAAGACCGATCCGGACGCCGTCCGTGCCTTCGTCGCGGAGCAGTCCTCCCGGCTCTCGCCGCTCTCGGCGCGCGAGGCGCTCAAGAACATCGGAGGCCCCAACAGCGGCTGA
- a CDS encoding integral membrane protein (SNARE associated Golgi protein; cl00429;~identified by MetaGeneAnnotator; putative;~integral membrane protein [Streptomyces pristinaespiralis ATCC25486]): MLLSPKARLVYLAVILLSAGLSVLLFEPQRLLASGWPPQLSGAGAVVVFGLAYGVCTAALVPRPILNLAAGALFGSLYGFAGALAGTVLGAGLSFALGRALGQEALRPYVRGRWMKAADGQLSRHGFRSMLAIRLFPGMPFAVANYAASVSRMRYSSFLLATGLGSMPNTAAYAVAGSEATSPTSPAFLVSAGFIVVSAAGAAVVGWRKRHHLRGAGRPDVAAGDLAAEGSSAERERVTA; the protein is encoded by the coding sequence GTGCTTCTGTCGCCCAAGGCCCGGCTGGTGTATCTGGCCGTGATCCTGCTGTCCGCGGGGCTGTCGGTGCTGCTCTTCGAGCCGCAGCGGCTGCTCGCGTCGGGCTGGCCGCCGCAGCTGAGCGGGGCCGGCGCCGTCGTGGTGTTCGGGCTCGCGTACGGGGTGTGTACGGCGGCGCTGGTCCCGCGGCCGATCCTGAACCTGGCGGCGGGCGCCCTCTTCGGCAGCCTGTACGGGTTCGCGGGGGCGCTGGCCGGCACGGTCCTCGGCGCGGGCCTGTCCTTCGCGCTGGGCCGCGCGCTCGGGCAGGAGGCGCTGCGCCCGTACGTCCGGGGCCGCTGGATGAAGGCGGCGGACGGGCAGCTGAGCCGGCACGGGTTCCGGTCGATGCTGGCGATCCGGCTGTTCCCGGGGATGCCGTTCGCGGTGGCCAACTACGCGGCCTCGGTGTCCCGGATGCGGTACTCCTCCTTCCTCCTCGCGACCGGTCTCGGCTCCATGCCGAACACGGCGGCCTACGCGGTCGCGGGCAGCGAGGCGACCTCGCCCACGTCTCCGGCGTTCCTGGTCTCGGCCGGTTTCATCGTCGTGTCGGCCGCGGGCGCCGCGGTGGTGGGCTGGCGCAAACGCCACCACCTGCGCGGAGCGGGCCGACCGGACGTCGCCGCGGGAGACCTCGCGGCCGAGGGCAGCTCCGCCGAGCGCGAGCGCGTGACCGCATAA
- a CDS encoding snoaL_4 domain containing protein (SnoaL-like domain; pfam13577;~SnoaL_4 domain containing protein [Streptomyces fulvissimus DSM40593];~UniProt-pubmed:11572948; UniProt-pubmed:20624727; UniProt-pubmed:21463507; UniProt-pubmed:18375553; UniProt-pubmed:20064060; UniProt-pubmed:17151343;~identified by MetaGeneAnnotator; putative), which yields MTQRVDLAAVMARLAVDDLVTGYAMAVDDADWTAYRALFAPGARADYRSSGGIEGPVEEVADWLAESIRLFPVRQHLIVNRRITLRDPDGYAGDTATVRADYLNPMRFASGAEFVAGGRYAFTALRGAEGWRLGSVVVEEKWRRM from the coding sequence ATGACGCAGCGCGTGGATCTCGCCGCCGTGATGGCCCGGCTCGCCGTCGACGATCTGGTCACCGGCTACGCGATGGCCGTGGACGACGCCGACTGGACGGCGTACCGGGCGCTGTTCGCGCCGGGCGCGCGGGCCGACTACCGCTCCTCGGGCGGGATCGAGGGCCCGGTGGAGGAGGTCGCCGACTGGCTCGCGGAGTCGATCCGGCTGTTCCCCGTACGCCAGCACCTCATCGTCAACCGCCGGATCACCCTGCGGGACCCGGACGGCTACGCGGGCGACACGGCGACCGTCCGGGCCGACTACCTCAACCCGATGCGGTTCGCCTCCGGCGCGGAGTTCGTCGCGGGCGGGCGGTACGCCTTCACCGCGCTCCGCGGGGCCGAGGGCTGGCGGCTGGGCTCGGTGGTCGTCGAGGAGAAGTGGCGCCGGATGTGA
- a CDS encoding oxidoreductase (Predicted dehydrogenases and related proteins [General function prediction only]; COG0673;~Rossmann-fold NAD(P)(+)-binding proteins; cl09931;~identified by MetaGeneAnnotator; putative;~oxidoreductase [Streptomyces lividans TK24]) — MKVGCIGLGDIAQKAYLPVLSALPGVELHLQTRTPATLERVADRHHLPAERRHHDLDALLAAGLDAAFVHASTEAHPEITTRLLEAGVPTYVDKPLAYDFATSERLVELAEKRAVGLAVGFNRRLAPGYASCLDHPRDLILLQKNRTGQPADPRTFVFDDFIHVVDTLRFLAPGEVEHTGVRARVRDGLLHHVVLELSGDGFTALGVMNRSNGSTEEILEVSGQDAKRQVVNLAEIVDHHGDPTVHRRGDWVPVPRQRGIEQAVLGFLDAVREGRPLSARDALRTHELCEYVVREVLAQAS; from the coding sequence GTGAAGGTCGGCTGCATCGGACTCGGTGACATCGCGCAGAAGGCGTATCTGCCCGTCCTGTCCGCCCTTCCCGGGGTCGAACTCCACCTCCAGACCCGCACCCCCGCCACCCTGGAGCGGGTCGCCGACCGCCACCACCTGCCCGCCGAACGCCGCCACCACGACCTCGACGCGCTGCTCGCCGCCGGCCTCGACGCCGCCTTCGTGCACGCCTCCACCGAGGCGCACCCCGAGATCACCACCCGGCTTCTCGAAGCAGGCGTGCCCACGTACGTCGACAAGCCGCTCGCCTACGACTTCGCCACCTCCGAGCGGCTGGTCGAACTCGCCGAGAAGCGCGCCGTGGGCCTCGCCGTCGGCTTCAACCGCCGTCTCGCCCCCGGCTACGCCTCCTGCCTGGACCATCCGCGCGACCTGATCCTGCTGCAGAAGAACCGGACCGGACAGCCCGCGGACCCGCGCACCTTCGTCTTCGACGACTTCATCCACGTCGTCGACACCCTGCGCTTCCTCGCGCCCGGCGAGGTCGAGCACACCGGCGTACGGGCCAGGGTCCGGGACGGGCTCCTGCACCACGTGGTGCTCGAACTCTCCGGTGACGGCTTCACCGCCCTCGGCGTGATGAACCGGTCCAACGGCTCCACCGAGGAGATCCTCGAAGTCTCCGGGCAGGACGCCAAGCGCCAGGTCGTCAACCTCGCCGAGATCGTCGACCACCACGGCGACCCCACCGTGCACCGGCGCGGCGACTGGGTCCCGGTGCCCCGCCAGCGCGGCATCGAGCAGGCCGTGCTCGGTTTCCTCGACGCCGTACGGGAGGGCCGGCCGCTCAGTGCCCGGGACGCCCTGCGGACCCACGAGCTGTGCGAGTACGTGGTGCGCGAGGTCCTCGCCCAGGCGTCCTGA
- a CDS encoding transmembrane efflux protein (H+ Antiporter protein; TIGR00900;~identified by MetaGeneAnnotator; putative;~transmembrane efflux protein [Streptomyces cattleya NRRL 8057 = DSM46488]): protein MTLVRRPDWAGRNYLLLTAAAIVTNLGTHGALIAAAFAVIQSGGDGGDVGLVAMARTLPLVLFLLIGGAIADRVPRHRVMVAANALNCVSQAVFAVLVLTDEARLWHMMLLTALCGTGQAFFSPAAEGMLMSSVSGEQVSRAFALFRMSMHGAGIGGAALGGALITAFGPGWVLAIDAAAFAVAGGLRAFLDVRHMPERAPGGGLLADLREGWDEFVGRPWLWSIVAQFSVVVALVGAAESVYGPLVARDALGGARPWGLALAAFGVGTLCGAVLMIRWKPRRLLLVGTLCVFPIALPSAALAVPLDVVGLSAAMFVSGVAIEVFGVSWMTAMHQEIPEEKLSRVAAYDWFGSTAMLPLSTALAGPAEAAFGRGTALWGSAVIIVVATALVLLVPDVRNLTRRPAKPVAAGSDGAGVRSEEAAAPRP, encoded by the coding sequence GTGACCCTGGTCCGCAGACCCGACTGGGCCGGGCGGAACTACCTGCTGCTGACCGCCGCCGCGATCGTCACCAACCTGGGCACCCACGGTGCCCTGATCGCGGCGGCGTTCGCCGTCATCCAGTCCGGCGGCGACGGCGGGGACGTCGGTCTGGTCGCGATGGCCCGCACGCTGCCGCTGGTGCTCTTCCTCCTCATCGGCGGCGCGATCGCCGACCGGGTGCCGCGGCACCGCGTGATGGTCGCGGCCAACGCCCTCAACTGCGTCTCGCAGGCGGTCTTCGCCGTGCTCGTCCTCACCGACGAGGCCCGGCTGTGGCACATGATGCTGCTGACCGCGCTGTGCGGCACCGGGCAGGCTTTCTTCAGCCCGGCCGCGGAGGGCATGCTGATGTCCAGCGTGAGCGGCGAACAGGTCAGCCGCGCCTTCGCGCTCTTCCGTATGTCCATGCATGGCGCCGGAATCGGCGGGGCCGCGCTCGGCGGCGCGCTGATCACGGCCTTCGGGCCGGGCTGGGTGCTGGCCATCGACGCGGCGGCGTTCGCCGTGGCGGGCGGGCTGCGCGCCTTCCTCGACGTACGGCATATGCCCGAACGCGCGCCCGGTGGGGGGCTGCTCGCCGATCTACGCGAGGGCTGGGACGAGTTCGTCGGCCGCCCCTGGCTGTGGTCGATCGTCGCCCAGTTCTCGGTCGTGGTCGCGCTGGTCGGCGCGGCCGAGTCGGTGTACGGGCCACTGGTCGCCCGCGATGCGCTGGGCGGCGCCCGGCCGTGGGGGCTCGCGCTCGCCGCGTTCGGGGTGGGCACGCTGTGCGGCGCGGTCCTGATGATCCGGTGGAAACCGCGCCGGCTGCTGCTCGTGGGCACCCTGTGCGTGTTCCCGATCGCACTGCCGTCGGCGGCGCTCGCGGTGCCGCTCGACGTGGTCGGGCTGTCCGCCGCCATGTTCGTCAGCGGAGTGGCGATCGAGGTGTTCGGCGTCTCCTGGATGACGGCGATGCACCAGGAGATCCCGGAGGAGAAGCTGTCCCGGGTCGCCGCCTACGACTGGTTCGGCTCGACGGCGATGCTGCCGCTCTCCACGGCCCTGGCCGGCCCCGCCGAGGCCGCCTTCGGCCGCGGCACCGCGCTGTGGGGCTCGGCGGTGATCATCGTCGTGGCCACCGCACTGGTGCTGCTGGTCCCGGACGTACGGAACCTGACGCGCCGTCCCGCGAAGCCCGTGGCTGCGGGCTCGGACGGTGCGGGGGTACGGAGCGAGGAGGCGGCGGCCCCGCGGCCGTGA